A region from the Triticum urartu cultivar G1812 chromosome 1, Tu2.1, whole genome shotgun sequence genome encodes:
- the LOC125543394 gene encoding uncharacterized protein LOC125543394, with protein MDPVTSSASHPRNVREEREMPGRGRHPRNDRRRRRIISRHLTQVPRNFPHALELPPQHLSLLPSRPRRRAPCVRPNAPPGRRLLELPPRRASRLLRGMHARGLAASTFSLGSALGKLPCSRHSAAIILKMGSAFKALNTQVAHVMLNSWKLEMLLTAFSDRIVKIWTTRHNRFCTDEELAADTDLISQ; from the exons ATGGATCCTGTTACTAGTTCGGCCTCCCACCCAAGAAACGTAAGAGAAGAAAGAGAAATGCCCGGCCGCGGCCGCCACCCAAGAAATGACCGTCGCCGTCGCCGAATCATCTCACGCCACCTTACCCAAGTCCCGCGAAACTTCCCCCACGCCCTCGAACTGCCTCCTCAACACCTAAGCCTCCTTCCCTCTCGGCCTCGCCGCCgcgcgccttgtgttcgaccaAATGCCCCGCCAGGACGCCGCCTCCTGGAACTCCCTCCTCGCCGTGCATCCCGCCTCCTTAGAGGCATGCATGCGCGGGGACTCGCTGCCAGTACCTTTTCCCTCGGCTCCGCTCTCGGCAAGCTGCCCTGCTCTCGGCACTCAGCTGCAATTATACTGAAG ATGGGATCTGCGTTCAAAGCATTGAACACCCAGGTTGCACATGTGATGCTAAATTCTTGGAAACTGGAGATGTTGTTAACTGCATTTTCTGATCGAATTGTGAAGATATGGACAACCAGACATAATAGATTCTGCACTGATGAGGAACTTGCAGCTGATACAGATCTTATTTCTCAGTAG
- the LOC125544055 gene encoding putative carbamate hydrolase RutD, with protein sequence MVNWIQVLRKHLVARLATNAGLRQHAVAVDDAGTVINFWLPMPDNDDAPDRKQKQRKKHQAVVLVHGFAGDGIMTWVLQVSALANRGYDVYVPDLVHFGGSTSPLPDRSVAFQARCLAAALRKLGVGTADVVGWSYGGFVAFELAAVHPDLVRSVVASGSTVKYTSAMRDDLLRRLGWAQSLTELLVPESAGQLRLLFSNAMHMKLWFPDRLLKDFLKVMYVNRKERAEMIEDIVVGDTLQPVFHQSILLLWGENDNMWPIEDAECLKHKLGEKANLRRISKAGHLVQLERPCVFNRNLIEFLAHGNTRSS encoded by the exons ATGGTGAACTGGATACAAGTGCTTAGAAAACACTTGGTAGCCCGTCTGGCGACAAACGCCGGCCTCCGGCAGCACGCCGTTGCCGTCGATGACGCAGGCACTGTCATAAACTTCTGGCTGCCCATGCCCGATAATGACGATGCACCGGACAGGAAGCAGAAGCAGCGGAAGAAGCACCAGGCCGTGGTGCTCGTGCACGGCTTCGCCGGCGACGGCATTATGACGTGGGTGCTCCAGGTGAGCGCCCTCGCCAATCGTGGCTACGACGTGTACGTCCCCGACCTGGTGCACTTCGGCGGCTCCACATCGCCGTTGCCAGACCGCTCCGTGGCCTTCCAGGCACGGTGCCTTGCGGCGGCTCTACGGAAGCTTGGAGTCGGTACGGCCGACGTGGTGGGCTGGAGCTACGGCGGGTTCGTAGCATTCGAGCTGGCGGCCGTGCATCCGGACCTGGTCCGCTCCGTCGTCGCCTCCGGCAGCACCGTCAAGTACACTAGCGCCATGAGGGATGACTTGCTGAGGAGGCTCGGCTGGGCCCAATCGCTGACGGAGCTCTTGGTGCCGGAGTCGGCTGGCCAGCTCAGGTTGCTGTTCTCCAACGCCATGCACATGAAACTGTGGTTTCCGGATCGGCTTCTCAAGGACTTTCTTAAG GTGATGTATGTCAACCGAAAGGAGAGAGCTGAGATGATAGAAGATATAGTCGTCGGGGACACACTCCAACCAGTATTTCATCAG AGCATACTCCTGTTGTGGGGTGAAAATGACAACATGTGGCCCATAGAGGATGCTGAGTGTCTGAAACA CAAGCTAGGCGAGAAGGCGAACCTGCGACGCATAAGCAAAGCAGGGCATCTTGTACAACTGGAGAGGCCATGTGTCTTCAACCGCAACCTCATAGAGTTCCTGGCTCATGGCAACACACGCTCCTCTTGA